Proteins found in one Paenibacillus sp. genomic segment:
- the atpF gene encoding F0F1 ATP synthase subunit B gives MSALEFVWTSTVITIVAFVLLYLLLNKYAFGPLFNIMEQRKRLVLGELEQAEANRKESAALLEEQRKAIEQARKEAQDIVEQTRKVSAKTAEDIVEAAKSEAARLKESAVQDIVNERNQAIAELRKQVGEMSVKIATKIIEKEVDSKSQDELIDKYLKEVGSR, from the coding sequence GTGTCAGCTTTGGAATTTGTATGGACTTCAACCGTCATTACGATCGTGGCGTTCGTGCTGCTGTACTTGCTGTTGAACAAGTACGCGTTCGGTCCGTTATTTAATATTATGGAACAGCGCAAGCGTCTTGTCCTCGGCGAGCTGGAGCAAGCGGAAGCGAACCGCAAGGAGAGCGCAGCGCTTCTCGAGGAGCAGCGCAAAGCGATCGAGCAAGCCCGCAAGGAAGCTCAAGACATCGTCGAGCAAACGCGCAAAGTCAGCGCGAAAACGGCGGAAGACATCGTCGAGGCGGCGAAGAGCGAGGCAGCGCGTTTGAAAGAATCCGCGGTGCAGGACATCGTCAACGAGCGCAACCAAGCGATCGCCGAACTGCGCAAGCAAGTGGGCGAAATGTCCGTCAAGATCGCTACGAAGATTATCGAGAAGGAAGTCGACTCGAAATCGCAAGATGAGTTGATCGATAAGTATCTGAAAGAGGTCGGAAGCCGATGA
- a CDS encoding F0F1 ATP synthase subunit delta, with product MSGMGVAAKRYAKALFAVAQEKGLVEETKAQLDAVVDALTSSSDIQAFLEHPNIAASKKKEAIRTAISGKVNEYVLQTVQLLVDRGRAAAIGPVRDAYAAIADEALGRAVASVASAFELTAEQQQDIASKFSAITGKQVTVESVVDPSLLGGIRVRIGDTLYDGSLATKLAELERSFNHAR from the coding sequence ATGAGCGGCATGGGAGTAGCGGCTAAGCGCTACGCGAAAGCCCTGTTCGCCGTCGCTCAGGAGAAAGGTCTCGTCGAAGAGACGAAGGCGCAATTGGACGCCGTCGTCGACGCACTGACGAGCAGCTCTGACATTCAGGCGTTCCTCGAGCATCCGAATATCGCAGCTTCGAAGAAGAAGGAAGCGATTCGGACGGCGATCTCCGGGAAAGTGAACGAGTACGTGCTCCAAACGGTCCAGCTTCTCGTCGACCGCGGCCGCGCCGCGGCGATCGGTCCGGTACGCGACGCGTACGCCGCGATTGCTGACGAAGCGCTCGGACGAGCCGTGGCTTCCGTCGCGTCGGCGTTCGAACTGACGGCCGAGCAGCAGCAGGACATCGCGAGCAAGTTCAGCGCCATTACAGGCAAGCAAGTAACGGTCGAATCCGTCGTAGACCCGTCGCTTCTCGGCGGCATCCGCGTGCGGATCGGCGATACATTGTACGACGGCAGCTTGGCGACCAAGCTGGCGGAGCTTGAAAGATCGTTTAATCACGCAAGATAG
- the atpA gene encoding F0F1 ATP synthase subunit alpha — MSIRPEEISTLIKQQIEQYQSEAQVTEVGTVIQIGDGVARAHGLSNVMAGELLEFENGTVGYALNLEEDNVGIVILGQYHDIKEGQQVKRTGRIMQVPVGEALLGRVVNPLGQPLDGKGPINTTEMRNVESPAPGVIDRKSVHEPMQTGIKAIDAMIPIGRGQRELIIGDRQTGKTSIAIDTILNQKNTDVLCIYVAIGQKQSTVAQVVETLRKHGAMDYTIVVNAGASEPAPMLWLAPYAGVAMGEYFMYKGKHVLIIYDDLTKQAAAYRELSLLLRRPPGREAYPGDVFYLHSRLLERAAKLSDALGAGSITALPFIETQASDVSAYIPTNVISITDGQIFLEADLFYSGQRPAVNTGISVSRVGGSAQIKAMKKVAGTLRLDLAQYRELAAFAQFGSDLDKSTQARLTRGARTMEILKQGVHEPMPVEKQVVSIYIATKGFLDDIPVGDVLRFEKEFHGYVDANYPQIFGAIRDTKDLSKDTEALITEAVEKFKKGFSVSA; from the coding sequence TTGAGTATCAGACCCGAAGAAATCAGCACGCTCATTAAGCAGCAGATTGAACAATATCAGTCCGAAGCTCAAGTGACGGAAGTCGGCACGGTCATCCAAATCGGGGACGGCGTTGCGCGCGCGCACGGACTTTCGAACGTTATGGCCGGCGAGCTGCTCGAATTCGAGAACGGCACCGTAGGCTACGCATTGAACCTGGAAGAAGATAACGTCGGTATCGTTATCTTGGGTCAATACCACGACATCAAAGAAGGTCAGCAAGTGAAGCGGACCGGCCGCATCATGCAGGTTCCGGTCGGCGAAGCGCTGCTCGGCCGCGTCGTTAACCCGCTCGGCCAGCCGCTCGACGGCAAAGGCCCGATCAACACGACGGAAATGCGGAACGTCGAATCCCCGGCTCCGGGCGTTATCGACCGGAAATCGGTTCACGAGCCGATGCAAACCGGCATCAAAGCGATCGACGCGATGATCCCGATCGGCCGCGGCCAGCGGGAATTGATCATCGGCGACCGCCAAACGGGGAAAACGTCGATCGCGATCGACACGATCCTCAACCAAAAGAACACCGACGTGCTTTGTATCTACGTCGCTATCGGCCAGAAGCAATCGACGGTTGCTCAAGTCGTCGAGACGCTTCGCAAGCATGGCGCGATGGATTACACGATCGTCGTCAACGCAGGCGCTTCCGAGCCGGCACCGATGCTGTGGCTTGCACCGTACGCGGGCGTTGCGATGGGCGAGTACTTCATGTACAAAGGCAAGCACGTATTGATCATCTATGACGACTTGACGAAGCAAGCGGCGGCATACCGCGAGCTGTCCCTGTTGCTCCGCCGCCCGCCGGGCCGCGAAGCGTATCCGGGCGACGTCTTCTACTTGCACTCCCGTTTGCTGGAGCGCGCGGCGAAGCTGAGCGATGCGCTCGGCGCAGGTTCGATTACGGCGCTGCCGTTCATCGAAACGCAAGCTTCCGACGTATCGGCGTACATCCCGACGAACGTCATCTCGATCACGGACGGCCAGATCTTCTTGGAAGCCGACCTGTTCTACTCCGGCCAGCGTCCGGCGGTCAATACGGGTATCTCCGTATCCCGCGTCGGCGGTTCGGCGCAGATCAAGGCGATGAAGAAGGTTGCGGGCACGCTCCGTCTCGACCTGGCGCAATACCGCGAGCTCGCGGCGTTCGCGCAGTTCGGTTCGGATCTCGACAAATCGACGCAAGCTCGCCTCACGCGGGGCGCGCGCACGATGGAAATCTTGAAGCAAGGCGTTCACGAGCCGATGCCGGTCGAGAAGCAAGTCGTCAGCATCTACATTGCGACGAAGGGCTTCCTGGACGACATTCCGGTTGGGGACGTACTGCGCTTCGAGAAGGAATTCCATGGCTACGTCGATGCGAACTATCCGCAAATCTTCGGCGCGATCCGAGACACGAAGGACCTGAGCAAGGACACCGAAGCACTCATTACCGAAGCGGTGGAAAAGTTCAAAAAGGGCTTCTCCGTTTCGGCGTGA
- the atpG gene encoding ATP synthase F1 subunit gamma, producing the protein MAKGMRDIKRQIKSIQNTKQITKAMEMIAAARLKRAQDAAQSARPYAEKLREVIGAIAAAGGASHPMLEKRPIKRTGYIVITSDRGLAGGYNANLLRKVLLTIREKHKSNTDEFMMFVIGRKGRDFLRRREIPIAFEKTGLTDFPRFSDIKEVAASAVKAYEEGTVDELVLVYNEFISAIAQRPVDKVLLPLGETEQKSGATAAYEFEPSPEVVLQHILPRYAETLVYSAVLEGKASEFGARMTAMSSATKNATKFINTLTLQYNRARQASITQEITEIVAGANAQG; encoded by the coding sequence ATGGCTAAAGGGATGCGCGATATTAAGCGCCAAATCAAAAGCATTCAAAATACGAAGCAGATCACGAAGGCGATGGAAATGATCGCGGCCGCTCGCCTCAAGCGGGCCCAAGACGCCGCGCAGTCGGCTCGCCCGTATGCGGAAAAGCTTCGCGAAGTGATCGGTGCGATCGCAGCCGCCGGCGGCGCGTCGCACCCGATGCTGGAGAAGCGTCCGATTAAGCGGACGGGTTACATCGTCATCACGTCCGACCGGGGTCTCGCTGGCGGCTATAACGCCAACCTGCTCCGGAAGGTGCTGCTTACGATTCGCGAGAAGCATAAGTCCAACACGGACGAGTTCATGATGTTCGTGATCGGCCGCAAAGGCCGCGACTTCCTGCGCCGTCGGGAAATCCCGATCGCGTTCGAGAAAACGGGCCTGACGGACTTCCCTCGCTTCTCGGATATTAAAGAAGTGGCGGCAAGCGCCGTCAAAGCGTACGAAGAAGGCACCGTCGACGAGCTCGTGCTCGTGTACAACGAGTTCATCTCGGCGATCGCGCAGCGCCCTGTCGACAAAGTGCTCCTTCCGCTCGGCGAGACCGAGCAGAAGAGCGGCGCAACGGCGGCCTACGAATTCGAGCCTTCCCCGGAAGTCGTGCTGCAGCACATTCTCCCGCGTTACGCGGAGACGCTTGTGTACAGCGCGGTGCTCGAGGGCAAAGCGAGCGAATTCGGCGCTCGGATGACGGCGATGAGCAGCGCGACGAAAAACGCGACGAAGTTCATCAACACGCTCACGCTCCAATACAACCGTGCGCGTCAGGCGTCGATCACGCAAGAAATTACGGAAATCGTAGCGGGCGCGAACGCGCAAGGCTAA